A DNA window from Deinococcus seoulensis contains the following coding sequences:
- a CDS encoding SDR family NAD(P)-dependent oxidoreductase, giving the protein MTQQFNLRPPRQGHLSEVLAGQVIAVTGADQGYGRTISAALASAGASVVLIGANSDTLATAASHLEHTGGHAIPIKADVGVPLDWLSAQNRILEIFGALHGIVHLADKRSHSEFTSLSENEWMDLFNCNLKSTVGITQIVRRRLPGTWLTIIGPHLDERGLQVNPQRGALRGLVEQAHTEDLRLNLLLPGRASSGDDTLDAPLANAVLALAAPGMKHLRGNVMDVPMPAIPKIRALDAYPL; this is encoded by the coding sequence ATGACGCAGCAGTTCAACCTGAGGCCCCCCCGCCAGGGCCACCTGAGCGAAGTCCTGGCCGGTCAGGTGATCGCCGTGACCGGCGCCGACCAGGGGTACGGCCGCACCATCAGCGCCGCGCTGGCCAGCGCCGGAGCCAGCGTCGTCCTGATCGGAGCGAACAGCGACACCCTCGCCACCGCCGCCAGCCACCTGGAGCACACGGGCGGGCACGCCATCCCCATCAAGGCCGACGTGGGCGTGCCCCTCGACTGGCTCAGCGCGCAGAACCGCATCCTGGAAATCTTCGGGGCGCTGCACGGCATCGTGCACCTGGCCGACAAACGCTCGCACAGCGAATTCACGTCGCTCAGCGAGAACGAATGGATGGACCTGTTCAACTGCAACCTCAAGAGCACCGTCGGCATCACGCAGATCGTGCGCCGCCGCCTGCCCGGCACGTGGCTGACCATCATCGGCCCGCACCTCGACGAGCGCGGCCTGCAGGTCAACCCGCAACGCGGCGCGCTGCGCGGACTGGTCGAGCAGGCCCACACCGAGGACCTGCGCCTGAACCTGCTGCTGCCCGGCCGCGCCAGCAGCGGCGACGACACCCTGGACGCCCCCCTCGCGAACGCCGTGCTGGCCCTGGCCGCGCCCGGCATGAAGCACCTGCGCGGCAACGTCATGGACGTACCCATGCCCGCCATCCCCAAAATCCGCGCGCTGGACGCCTACCCACTGTGA
- a CDS encoding nuclear transport factor 2 family protein, which yields MTNDQQTDGQTTTQAFMAALQQAEATGDVTALLALHAPDVTLRNLTQQTWEGEAGAQAFWDTYLGNFEEIRSEFTHSHEAGGLGVMEWTASGQLRGGHPVEYRGVSLIELSGGKVTAFHTYYDSAAFVVAPA from the coding sequence ATGACGAACGATCAGCAGACGGACGGGCAGACCACCACGCAGGCGTTCATGGCGGCGTTACAGCAGGCCGAGGCGACGGGCGACGTGACCGCGCTGCTGGCGCTGCACGCGCCGGACGTGACCCTGCGCAACCTGACGCAGCAGACCTGGGAAGGCGAGGCAGGTGCGCAGGCCTTCTGGGACACGTACCTGGGGAACTTCGAGGAGATCCGCAGCGAGTTCACGCACAGCCACGAGGCAGGCGGGCTGGGCGTCATGGAGTGGACGGCTTCCGGGCAGCTTCGGGGCGGGCATCCGGTGGAATACCGGGGCGTCAGCCTGATCGAACTGAGCGGCGGGAAGGTCACGGCGTTCCACACGTACTACGACAGCGCGGCGTTCGTGGTGGCACCCGCCTGA
- a CDS encoding S1C family serine protease, translating to MRASPWLPVLLILALAAYLLPDAKLPFGQPSFQVGPAPQAQPPALPNQLSAQTREVFTASRPATVRVESLNPDTRNAGLGTGFFISQDGLVLTAYHVVSGGRLFQISTLSGKTYPATVTAFDAQADVALLQVTRAPDGGFPFLPLAPRAPRVGEAVLAIGNSGGDYLQPRQGTLLGLNAQAGRADFPQGTLEMNAPLSPGDSGGPILDPTGQVIGVVSYISLDGSGQTRRSYAVPVEEGSDLITALRAGEKRDVPVVGLILDPVHSGRVGGAVVSGIARSSPAEKAGLRGSTFDRDGTLTGLGDVITSVNGQRTGDADQVITAIRRARVGDTITLGFTRDGQPRTTQITLVPRASVPDLQQ from the coding sequence GTGCGCGCCTCGCCCTGGCTTCCGGTTCTGTTGATCCTCGCGCTGGCCGCCTACCTGCTGCCAGACGCGAAGCTGCCGTTCGGCCAGCCCTCCTTCCAGGTGGGTCCGGCCCCGCAGGCGCAACCCCCCGCGCTGCCCAACCAACTGAGCGCACAGACGCGCGAGGTGTTCACGGCCTCACGCCCGGCCACGGTGCGCGTGGAGAGCCTGAACCCCGACACCCGCAACGCGGGCCTGGGCACCGGCTTCTTCATCAGCCAGGACGGGCTGGTGCTCACGGCGTACCACGTGGTCAGCGGCGGGCGGTTGTTCCAGATCAGTACCCTGAGCGGCAAGACGTACCCGGCCACCGTGACCGCCTTCGACGCGCAGGCGGACGTGGCGCTCCTCCAGGTGACCCGCGCCCCGGACGGCGGGTTCCCGTTCCTGCCGCTCGCGCCGCGCGCGCCCCGCGTGGGCGAGGCGGTCCTGGCGATCGGGAACAGCGGCGGCGATTACCTGCAACCCCGCCAGGGCACCCTGCTGGGCCTGAACGCCCAGGCGGGCCGCGCGGACTTCCCGCAGGGCACCCTGGAAATGAACGCGCCCCTCTCGCCCGGCGACAGCGGCGGCCCGATCCTCGACCCGACCGGGCAGGTGATCGGCGTGGTCAGTTACATCAGCCTGGACGGCAGCGGTCAGACGCGCCGCAGTTACGCCGTGCCGGTCGAGGAGGGCAGCGACCTGATCACGGCCCTGCGCGCCGGAGAGAAACGCGACGTTCCCGTCGTGGGCCTGATCCTGGACCCCGTGCACAGTGGCCGGGTGGGCGGCGCAGTCGTGAGCGGCATTGCCCGCAGCAGCCCCGCCGAGAAGGCCGGGTTGCGGGGCAGCACCTTCGACCGGGACGGCACCCTGACCGGCCTGGGCGACGTGATCACCAGCGTGAACGGCCAGCGCACCGGGGACGCCGATCAGGTCATCACCGCCATCCGCCGCGCGCGGGTGGGCGACACCATCACGCTGGGATTCACGCGGGACGGACAGCCGCGCACCACGCAGATCACCCTGGTGCCCCGGGCCAGCGTGCCCGACCTTCAACAGTAG
- a CDS encoding permease prefix domain 1-containing protein, with protein sequence MTRRLPRPRRPLSADAYIHRATRGLPRAERLDAAAELRAHLTERMQEHQAHGFSPEEAEYLAVRGMGDPHPVNRGLLGHAFTHRAGWLTLAALLMGGLGWTAYREWLPPREGAQFGPMNQQDVNALFSDKDAPRGTYQGVTLTYPRGTKAVLYVTVSSTEDKYRPEQVSLSTKNLVQDEEQNFTGRIPGSYRYQERVLLSTWRMTCGGQERSGIYKTGYGLPSPFENSGMSGYSGPGGMIVGACANPSVRLHVVKDRLSTQPPTTVSRVVPPDGENGIMTAHRPLQLNEWSVLYRLRVDPERDSAWFGGTSTEPKRAQPRGMYVAVMPLDHVPNNADGYSWGGMMVGFKGEQPIPLPPLVTDQPGG encoded by the coding sequence ATGACCCGCCGCCTGCCCCGCCCGCGCCGCCCCCTGAGCGCCGACGCCTACATCCACCGCGCCACGCGCGGCCTGCCCAGAGCCGAACGTCTGGACGCCGCCGCCGAACTCCGCGCGCACCTGACCGAACGGATGCAGGAGCATCAGGCGCACGGCTTCTCGCCCGAGGAAGCCGAGTACCTCGCCGTGCGCGGCATGGGCGACCCACACCCCGTCAACCGGGGCCTGCTGGGACACGCCTTCACGCACCGCGCCGGGTGGCTCACGCTGGCGGCCCTCCTCATGGGCGGCCTGGGCTGGACCGCGTACCGCGAGTGGCTTCCCCCGCGTGAAGGCGCGCAGTTCGGCCCCATGAACCAGCAGGACGTGAACGCCCTGTTCAGTGACAAGGACGCCCCGCGCGGCACGTACCAGGGCGTGACCCTCACCTACCCACGCGGCACGAAAGCCGTGCTGTACGTGACCGTCAGCAGCACTGAAGATAAGTACCGTCCAGAACAGGTCAGTCTGTCCACGAAGAACCTCGTGCAAGACGAGGAGCAGAACTTCACGGGCCGCATTCCCGGCAGTTACCGGTATCAGGAACGCGTCCTGCTGAGCACGTGGCGCATGACCTGTGGCGGTCAGGAACGCAGCGGCATCTACAAGACCGGGTACGGGTTGCCCTCACCCTTCGAGAACTCGGGCATGAGTGGCTACAGCGGGCCGGGCGGCATGATCGTCGGAGCGTGCGCGAATCCCAGTGTGCGCCTGCATGTGGTCAAAGACCGGCTGAGCACGCAACCGCCGACCACCGTTTCCAGGGTCGTGCCACCGGACGGCGAGAACGGCATCATGACGGCCCACCGGCCCCTCCAGCTCAACGAGTGGAGTGTCCTGTACCGGCTGCGTGTGGACCCAGAACGTGACAGCGCCTGGTTTGGCGGAACATCCACCGAACCGAAGAGGGCGCAGCCACGCGGGATGTACGTGGCAGTCATGCCACTGGATCACGTGCCCAATAACGCGGATGGGTACAGCTGGGGCGGGATGATGGTCGGCTTCAAGGGGGAGCAACCCATCCCCCTGCCGCCATTGGTCACGGATCAGCCGGGCGGGTGA
- a CDS encoding bifunctional folylpolyglutamate synthase/dihydrofolate synthase, protein MNAAHDDDPARSSPIRPDYDWLYSRTRAGRARGPHGAAALLAQLGDPQQAFQSVRVIGTNGKGSTCAMLEAGLIASGVPVGRFTSPHLTHFEERVRVNGANLPPDRTAAFIAWAQASAPDAAFFDLTLALACQEFARAGVGVAVMEAGVGGRSDATQALTRVAATVITNVDLDHVGVLGGTVEAIAADKAGAAQPGVPLLTTATGAALTVITAAAAQAGAPLLTPDTHPTLFALPRPPRLEGLHQHRNAALAAATLRTLGYGPGVDAALNAAHPARLERFQVDGRTVLIDGAHNPHATRALADALRGTPVHTLLFGNLARKDTAATLAPLLPLTRQRVFTAPGDLATPPQELAEAHGGEATSDMTAALTRALTLTPPGGTLLVTGSLYLAGHVRAQLLALTP, encoded by the coding sequence GTGAACGCCGCGCACGACGACGACCCCGCCCGCTCCTCCCCCATCCGCCCGGACTACGACTGGCTGTACTCCCGGACCCGCGCGGGCCGGGCGCGCGGACCGCACGGCGCGGCGGCGCTGCTGGCGCAGCTGGGCGACCCGCAACAGGCGTTTCAGAGCGTCCGGGTGATCGGCACTAACGGCAAGGGCAGCACCTGCGCCATGCTGGAGGCGGGCCTGATCGCCTCGGGCGTGCCGGTGGGCCGCTTCACCAGTCCGCACCTGACGCACTTCGAGGAGCGCGTGCGCGTGAACGGCGCCAACCTCCCGCCCGACCGCACCGCCGCGTTCATCGCGTGGGCGCAGGCCAGCGCGCCGGACGCGGCGTTCTTCGACCTGACGCTGGCCCTCGCCTGCCAGGAGTTCGCGCGGGCGGGCGTGGGGGTCGCCGTGATGGAGGCCGGAGTGGGCGGCCGCAGCGACGCCACGCAGGCCCTGACGCGCGTGGCCGCGACCGTCATCACGAACGTGGACCTGGACCACGTGGGCGTGCTGGGCGGCACCGTGGAAGCCATCGCCGCCGACAAGGCCGGGGCGGCCCAGCCCGGCGTGCCCCTGCTGACCACCGCGACCGGCGCAGCCCTGACCGTGATCACCGCTGCCGCCGCGCAGGCCGGGGCGCCCCTGCTGACCCCGGACACCCACCCCACCCTGTTCGCGCTGCCGCGCCCACCCCGCCTGGAAGGACTGCACCAGCACCGCAACGCCGCGCTGGCCGCCGCGACCCTCCGCACCCTCGGGTACGGGCCGGGCGTGGACGCCGCCCTGAACGCGGCGCACCCCGCCCGCCTGGAACGCTTTCAGGTGGACGGCCGCACGGTCCTGATCGACGGGGCGCACAACCCGCACGCCACCCGCGCCCTGGCCGACGCGCTGCGCGGCACCCCGGTCCACACGCTGCTGTTCGGGAATCTGGCCCGCAAGGACACCGCCGCCACCCTGGCCCCGCTGCTCCCCCTGACCCGGCAGCGGGTGTTCACCGCGCCCGGCGACCTCGCCACCCCCCCGCAGGAACTCGCCGAAGCGCACGGCGGCGAGGCCACCTCCGACATGACGGCCGCCCTGACCCGCGCCCTGACCCTCACCCCGCCCGGCGGCACCCTGCTCGTGACCGGCAGCCTGTACCTCGCCGGACACGTCCGGGCGCAGCTGCTGGCCCTCACGCCCTGA
- the purE gene encoding 5-(carboxyamino)imidazole ribonucleotide mutase → MRAVNDLAVQAAPRVGVVMGSRSDFETMQGALDVLRDLGVPYEVRVLSAHRTPALLPTYGARAERLNFTCIIAGAGGAAHLPGMLAAFTRVPVLGVPVQSRALSGQDSLLSIVQMPAGVPVATFAIGAAGAKNAALFAAAMLATTDEAVRARLDAFRAAQTQGVLDDPHFDGHPQAGEA, encoded by the coding sequence ATGCGGGCCGTGAACGATCTTGCAGTCCAGGCCGCCCCCCGGGTGGGCGTCGTGATGGGAAGCCGCAGTGATTTCGAGACGATGCAGGGCGCGCTGGACGTCCTGCGGGACCTGGGCGTGCCGTACGAGGTGCGGGTCCTGTCCGCGCACCGCACCCCGGCGCTGCTGCCCACGTACGGCGCGCGGGCCGAGCGCCTGAACTTCACGTGCATCATCGCCGGGGCGGGCGGCGCGGCGCACCTGCCGGGCATGCTGGCGGCGTTCACGCGCGTGCCCGTGCTGGGCGTGCCCGTGCAGTCCCGCGCCCTGAGCGGGCAGGACAGCCTGCTGAGCATCGTGCAGATGCCCGCCGGGGTGCCCGTGGCGACCTTCGCGATCGGCGCGGCAGGCGCGAAGAACGCCGCGCTGTTCGCCGCCGCGATGCTCGCCACGACCGACGAGGCGGTGCGCGCCCGCCTGGACGCCTTCCGCGCCGCGCAGACGCAGGGCGTGCTGGACGACCCCCACTTCGACGGGCACCCGCAGGCGGGCGAGGCATGA
- the purK gene encoding 5-(carboxyamino)imidazole ribonucleotide synthase, translating into MTTPTSGTTLGRDLTLGILGGGQLAQMLALAAIPLGVRVTVLEPDPQAPARLCARHLHAPYTDPAGLDELAACDAVTLEFENIPVEALAALEGRVPVRPAGSLLARSKHRAREKQALRDAGATTAPFEIIEAEGDLNGALERVGGRGILKTSELGYDGKGQARVNTDAEARAAWAELGRVPCVLEGFVPFEREVSLAVARTPSGQVAFGPLVENVHRGGILRTSVYPAHVPDGTAARARELARAVADAWNLEGLITLEFFVLPGGDLLVNEVAPRVHNSGHLTQDGGGISQFEAQVRAVLGLPLSDWAPLHPTAMLNVVGVDGPDGQPLEPDWAAIDAVSGTRVHLYHKAHRHGRKVGHVNLVAPDAPQLRANLARLEALIP; encoded by the coding sequence ATGACCACACCGACATCCGGCACCACACTGGGGCGTGACCTGACGCTGGGCATCCTGGGGGGCGGGCAGCTGGCGCAGATGCTCGCGCTGGCCGCCATTCCGCTGGGCGTGCGCGTGACCGTGCTGGAACCCGACCCGCAGGCCCCGGCGCGCCTGTGCGCCCGGCACCTGCACGCCCCGTACACCGACCCGGCCGGGCTGGACGAACTGGCCGCGTGCGACGCCGTGACGCTGGAATTCGAGAACATCCCGGTCGAGGCGCTGGCCGCGCTGGAGGGCCGCGTGCCGGTCCGCCCGGCGGGGTCCCTGCTGGCCCGCAGCAAGCACCGCGCCCGCGAGAAACAGGCCCTGCGGGACGCCGGGGCCACCACCGCGCCCTTCGAGATCATCGAGGCGGAAGGCGACCTGAACGGCGCGCTGGAGCGGGTCGGCGGGCGCGGCATCCTGAAGACCAGCGAACTCGGGTACGACGGCAAGGGACAGGCCCGCGTGAACACGGACGCCGAAGCGCGCGCCGCCTGGGCGGAACTGGGCCGCGTGCCGTGCGTGCTGGAGGGCTTCGTGCCCTTCGAGCGCGAGGTGAGCCTCGCCGTGGCGCGCACGCCGTCCGGGCAGGTGGCGTTCGGGCCGCTGGTCGAGAACGTCCACAGAGGCGGCATCCTGCGGACCAGCGTGTACCCCGCCCACGTCCCGGACGGCACCGCAGCCCGCGCCCGCGAACTGGCCCGCGCGGTCGCGGACGCCTGGAACCTGGAGGGGCTGATCACCCTGGAGTTCTTCGTGCTGCCCGGCGGCGACTTGCTGGTCAACGAGGTCGCGCCGCGCGTGCACAACAGCGGGCACCTCACGCAGGACGGCGGCGGGATCAGCCAGTTCGAGGCGCAGGTGCGCGCCGTGCTGGGCCTCCCGCTGAGCGACTGGGCGCCGCTGCACCCCACCGCCATGCTGAACGTCGTCGGCGTGGACGGCCCGGACGGGCAGCCCCTGGAACCCGACTGGGCCGCCATCGATGCCGTGAGCGGCACACGCGTTCACCTGTACCACAAGGCGCACCGGCACGGGCGGAAGGTGGGGCACGTGAACCTCGTCGCGCCCGACGCGCCGCAGCTGCGCGCCAACCTGGCCCGGCTGGAGGCACTGATTCCCTGA
- the rlmB gene encoding 23S rRNA (guanosine(2251)-2'-O)-methyltransferase RlmB: MLLYGRNPVLEALQDGRVSEVLVARGVEEAFVAQLKASGVKLRFAPRIELDQLAGTTQHQGVMAEVEDMAWADVDDILALAEQRGEDLLIVLLDGITDPRNFGAIIRSAEVLGAHGVVVEERRSAPLSPVVAKTAAGATSYLPVAQTKNLPRLIEQLKQENVWVYGAAGEAAEDVRRIDFSGKVALVIGAEGEGMRRLVREKCDALVSIPVRGRVQSLNASVAAGILLFEATRGRS; this comes from the coding sequence ATGTTGCTGTACGGTCGGAATCCGGTTTTAGAGGCGCTTCAGGACGGGCGCGTGTCCGAGGTGCTGGTCGCGCGTGGTGTGGAGGAAGCGTTCGTGGCGCAGCTCAAGGCGTCCGGGGTGAAACTCCGTTTCGCGCCCCGCATCGAGCTGGATCAGCTGGCGGGCACCACGCAGCATCAGGGCGTGATGGCCGAGGTCGAGGACATGGCCTGGGCGGACGTGGACGACATCCTGGCGCTGGCCGAGCAGCGCGGCGAGGACCTGCTGATCGTGCTGCTGGACGGCATCACGGACCCCCGGAATTTCGGGGCGATCATCCGCAGCGCGGAGGTGCTGGGCGCGCACGGCGTGGTCGTCGAGGAACGCCGCAGCGCGCCGCTCTCGCCGGTCGTGGCGAAGACGGCGGCCGGAGCGACGAGTTACCTGCCGGTCGCGCAGACGAAGAACCTGCCGCGCCTGATCGAGCAGCTCAAGCAGGAGAACGTGTGGGTGTACGGCGCGGCGGGCGAGGCGGCCGAGGACGTGCGCCGCATCGATTTCAGCGGGAAGGTGGCGCTGGTGATCGGCGCGGAAGGCGAGGGCATGCGCCGCCTTGTCCGCGAGAAGTGCGACGCGCTGGTCAGCATTCCGGTGCGCGGGCGGGTGCAGAGCCTGAACGCGTCGGTCGCGGCAGGCATCCTGCTGTTCGAGGCGACGCGGGGACGGTCTTGA
- a CDS encoding PadR family transcriptional regulator — protein sequence MNPLKSGTLDLALLAALQDQPRYGLDILKHVNDRSGGLFDLREGSLYPALHRLVKAGWIESDWQPSDRGGAPRKVYQLTDDGREALHTKRQEWQTLRGALDALLTRALPRRSA from the coding sequence ATGAACCCACTCAAATCCGGCACGCTCGACCTCGCCCTGCTCGCCGCCCTTCAGGACCAGCCCCGCTACGGCCTGGACATCCTGAAGCACGTCAACGACCGCAGCGGCGGCCTGTTCGACCTGCGCGAGGGCAGCCTCTACCCCGCCCTGCACCGCCTCGTGAAAGCCGGGTGGATCGAGAGCGACTGGCAACCCAGCGACCGGGGAGGCGCGCCCCGCAAGGTCTACCAGCTCACCGACGACGGCCGCGAGGCCCTGCACACCAAACGCCAGGAATGGCAGACGCTGCGCGGCGCGCTGGACGCCCTGCTGACCCGCGCCCTGCCCCGGCGGTCTGCATGA
- a CDS encoding EVE domain-containing protein, translating into MRFWLLKSEPDVFGFPDLVRVRREPWNGVRNYQARNFLREMRDGDLCLFYHSNARPPGVVGVARVCREAYADDLQFDPASAYFDPKSGVDAPRWSMVDVEPVVAFPGVVPLDALRSMPEWEGSPLTGRGSRLSVVPVEAGAFWATLDAAGLGFEDLAGLS; encoded by the coding sequence ATGCGTTTCTGGTTACTCAAGTCCGAGCCGGATGTGTTCGGTTTTCCTGATCTGGTGCGGGTGCGGCGCGAGCCGTGGAATGGCGTGCGGAACTATCAGGCGCGGAATTTCCTGCGGGAGATGCGTGACGGCGACCTGTGCCTGTTCTACCACTCGAACGCGCGGCCGCCGGGGGTGGTGGGCGTGGCGCGGGTCTGCCGGGAGGCGTACGCGGATGATCTTCAGTTCGATCCGGCAAGTGCGTACTTCGATCCGAAGTCGGGTGTGGACGCGCCGCGCTGGAGCATGGTGGATGTGGAGCCGGTGGTGGCGTTTCCGGGTGTGGTGCCGCTGGACGCGCTGCGGAGCATGCCGGAGTGGGAGGGGTCGCCGCTGACGGGCCGGGGGTCGCGTCTGAGTGTGGTGCCGGTGGAGGCCGGGGCGTTCTGGGCGACGCTGGACGCGGCCGGGCTGGGGTTTGAGGATCTGGCTGGCCTGTCGTGA
- the nrdR gene encoding transcriptional regulator NrdR produces MRCPYCSAPDSKVVNSRPSDDGASIRRRRECLNCTRRFTTYERAQLEPLMVVKRSGPREAFNPDKLLRGLTLASEKRPVDPAALRAFAYSFEDEVQAAEIPATEIGRRAMTFLRPLDDVAYIRFASVYRDFDSLERFIEEIRGLKDRDDAGPTDPTREP; encoded by the coding sequence GTGAGGTGCCCGTACTGCTCGGCGCCCGACAGCAAGGTCGTGAACTCCCGGCCCAGCGACGACGGGGCCAGCATCCGCCGCCGCCGCGAGTGCCTGAACTGCACGCGGCGTTTCACGACCTACGAACGCGCGCAACTCGAACCGCTGATGGTCGTTAAACGCAGCGGCCCGCGCGAGGCGTTCAACCCCGACAAGCTGCTGCGCGGCCTGACGCTCGCCAGTGAGAAACGCCCGGTCGATCCGGCCGCGCTGCGCGCCTTCGCGTACTCCTTCGAGGACGAAGTGCAGGCCGCCGAGATTCCCGCCACCGAGATCGGCCGCCGCGCCATGACCTTCCTGCGCCCCCTGGACGACGTGGCGTACATCCGTTTCGCGTCGGTGTACCGCGACTTCGACAGCCTGGAACGCTTCATCGAGGAAATCCGGGGCCTGAAAGACCGCGACGACGCTGGCCCCACCGACCCCACCCGGGAACCCTGA
- a CDS encoding 1-acyl-sn-glycerol-3-phosphate acyltransferase gives MSSPLWPGQQHSLGSRVAGWLLRAAGWTPLLPPPPGPKFIAAAAPHTSNADFWPGLFWKWSTRIPLHFVAKRELFRFPVGVFMRAVGGMPLDRRRAGGNFVDAVVSVIDREREIIMLVAPEGTRSAGQYWKTGFYYMALQASIPIGVTVVDWPRRRIGVIGYVTPTGNIEADFAQIRALLSGVRGRRPENEIEAYPRPADLSGSERPGRAPL, from the coding sequence ATGTCGTCTCCTCTGTGGCCCGGTCAGCAGCATTCTCTCGGTTCCCGCGTGGCGGGCTGGTTGCTGCGTGCGGCCGGCTGGACGCCGCTGCTGCCCCCGCCGCCCGGCCCGAAGTTCATCGCGGCGGCCGCGCCGCACACCAGTAACGCGGATTTCTGGCCGGGCCTGTTCTGGAAGTGGTCGACCCGCATTCCGCTGCATTTCGTGGCGAAACGCGAACTGTTCCGTTTTCCGGTGGGGGTGTTCATGCGGGCCGTGGGCGGCATGCCGCTGGACCGCCGCCGCGCCGGGGGGAACTTCGTGGACGCCGTGGTCAGCGTGATCGACCGTGAACGCGAGATCATCATGCTGGTCGCGCCGGAAGGCACCCGCAGCGCCGGGCAGTACTGGAAGACCGGGTTCTACTACATGGCGCTTCAGGCCAGTATTCCCATCGGCGTGACGGTCGTGGACTGGCCGCGCCGGCGGATCGGTGTGATCGGGTATGTGACGCCCACCGGGAACATCGAGGCGGACTTCGCGCAGATCCGCGCGCTGCTCAGCGGCGTGCGTGGACGCAGACCCGAGAACGAGATCGAGGCCTACCCGCGTCCCGCTGACCTGAGCGGCAGCGAACGGCCGGGCCGCGCGCCCCTCTGA
- a CDS encoding aldose 1-epimerase — translation MTLRVERVASPAFELEVLPEMGASILNLRAASGRPVMRHVDLSDVQTSSQCASFTLLPFSNRIRDAHFTFAGRDVPLRVNTKDGLAQHGDVRNRPWQVERVSDSHLRCTFDSRAFADINWPWAFTAHVEYRLHGPHFDTTVTLTNEDTTDMPAGLGLHPYFARVQEGVDPALQVGADLTYDTDERLLTLGGARPVQPAEDYRAPSPVGERHIDRTYTAWDGLARLDWGERALTVTADNVYSHVVVFTAPDGSLAVEPVSHATDAFNLAAQGVAGVDLRVLHPGQSLAGTARVTLEGAW, via the coding sequence TTGACCCTGCGCGTCGAGCGTGTCGCCAGTCCCGCCTTCGAGCTGGAGGTCCTGCCGGAGATGGGGGCCAGCATCCTGAACCTGCGCGCCGCGTCGGGCCGCCCGGTCATGCGGCACGTGGACCTGTCGGACGTGCAGACCAGCAGTCAGTGCGCGAGTTTCACGCTGCTGCCGTTCAGTAACCGCATCCGGGACGCGCACTTCACGTTCGCGGGCCGCGACGTGCCCCTGCGCGTGAACACGAAAGACGGACTGGCGCAGCACGGGGACGTACGCAACCGCCCGTGGCAGGTCGAGCGGGTGTCGGACTCGCACCTGCGCTGCACGTTCGACAGCCGCGCCTTTGCGGACATCAACTGGCCGTGGGCGTTCACGGCGCACGTCGAGTACCGCCTGCACGGCCCGCACTTCGACACGACCGTCACCCTGACGAACGAGGACACGACCGACATGCCCGCCGGGCTGGGCCTGCACCCGTACTTCGCGCGCGTGCAGGAGGGCGTGGACCCGGCGTTACAGGTGGGCGCGGACCTGACGTACGACACCGACGAACGCCTGTTGACGCTGGGCGGCGCGCGGCCCGTGCAGCCCGCCGAGGATTACCGCGCGCCCAGCCCGGTCGGCGAGCGGCACATCGACCGCACGTACACCGCGTGGGACGGCTTGGCCCGCCTGGACTGGGGCGAGCGGGCGCTGACCGTCACGGCCGACAACGTGTACTCGCACGTGGTCGTGTTCACCGCCCCGGACGGCAGTCTGGCCGTCGAACCGGTATCGCACGCGACCGACGCGTTCAACCTCGCGGCGCAGGGCGTGGCGGGCGTGGACCTGCGCGTCCTGCACCCCGGCCAGAGCCTCGCGGGCACGGCGCGCGTGACGCTGGAAGGCGCCTGGTAA